A stretch of DNA from Acidobacteriota bacterium:
GTAGCCGACCTGCGCGTCAACCCGGCGATCGGGCGTCGTCGTCGATCTGAGCGCTCGTGCACGCGGTCACCGACCTGAACCTGGCCGTCGACGGCTTCGCCCAGGGAGCGCGCGCCAACGTGCACGTGAAGGTGCTGTCCGACCGCTCGAGCCACCACCAGATCGAGGCGCTGTTCAAGGCGTTCGCGGGGGCGCTGCGAGAGTGACCTGCTCGCGCGACGGCAGCTCGGAGAGATGCTGCCGAGGACGAAGGAACTGCTGTACATTGACTCTGCAAGCAGAAAGGAACTTCTTGTGCGACAAGAGATCGAGATTCCCACGATCGTCCTTGATTGGTCAGATTGGTGTTCATGGGGCGAATTGAAGCTAGACGCACGGACGGGCTTCGGAGCTGTGTCAATCCCTACGAGTCCAGGTGTCTATGAGGCCAGACAAACAGCGCCCGGCACACAGACTGAAGAGCGGCTGACGATAGGAAAAGCTACCGACCTTCGGAATCGGGTTAAACAAGGTCTCGTGAAGGGGAAGATTCCCCACTCAGCGGGCAAGAAAATACGAGCCGGGGAACCTGTAAGTGGCATTCTCGTGCGTTGGGCCGTGACGAATCGGCCAGCCGCTACCGAGGAGGAACTGCACCGACTCTACAAGGACAAGGTTGGTGGCTTGCCCAAATACACGGAGAGAACTTAACCACCACCGGCCCGTTTCTGACGCCGCTGCCATTCTGTCCTCGGCGGGCGCCGAACGGGTCGACACCTACTGATCCGCCACGCCGGATTCATGATTCCGACGCGAAGAACCGATGATCAACGACAGTTTCTTGCCGTTGAGGATCCCGATCGGCCGGCGCGTGGCGTCGACCTCGCTGCAAGACGTCCGCTGTTCGGGTGACCATCGGCCTCTCCAGCGACCTACGGCCGGCCGTCACCGCTGCAGGAGAAATGCTGCCCGGCCGATCTCGCCCGTCGCAGCGTTTCGGTGCGGAAACCGCCAACCTCAGTTGCCTCCTTGTTGGGAATCGATTCTCGTGAAGATCCACGCGTGGCCACGATACCCGGTACGCCTCAGTTGGACCGCATGAGACCGAAGCGCGCGCACGGCGTGCCACTGAGCGGACGCGGCGGAGGAAGATTACGCTTTGCCCTCGGCGTCACCCATCTGCTTCTCGAACGCCTGCCGCACGAGGCCCATAATGTAGGGCATGTCCTCCTCCTCGCTCAAGCCTACCTCCACGTCGCCATTGCCCCAGCGTCCGAGGTTGGTCACATCCTTGGCGAGTTTCTTTGGGTCGTGGAGCTCACGGAAGTGCATGTTGAGCGATAGGCGGAGACGGCTCTGTTGGGGCACCACGTCCACGAAGTTGGTCTCGGCCTTGTAAGCAACGTAGAGCTTCAGGATCTCCTCGCTGACACAGGCGTCGAGCGCCAAAACCTCCTTGCGGAACTCATCGAACAGTAGCCGCATGGGGCTCCCCGCGGCCAGGGGCACATGGTCGTTGAGCGTGTAGCCACCGGGCCGTTTGGCTCTCGGCCGGTAAGTCTCAAGTACGTCGGCCGGGAGCATGGGTGGCTCCCACACCTTCGCGGCTTGATCAGCGAGCCGCTTCGCGCGCTGCTGGATGGTGGCTTCGTTCCACGTGTCCAAGTCTCCGACACCCTTGTTCACGCGCAACGGGCTCTCCTTGAAGCCGCCCTGCATGTCCCGCTTCTCTCTGAACGGCCGGTCGCTGTACTCGGCGTTGTAGCCGGTGAGGGTGAGGTTGCCGAGAGTGTGCAGCCACGTCTCCTGCACGCGCTGGGCCTCCTGGCCGAGCGACTCACGCCACGCCGCTGAGAGGTTCTCGTTCTGGGGCAGGATGTGTTCGATGGTATACTCGTCCACTGGGACGTGTTCCTTGCGGCCATGGTTTTCCAGCCGGCGCAGCCAATAGCTCCGACGAGAAAAGTTGTAGAGGTCTCGCACCGACAGCTCGCGCTTGAACTCCTCGTCGGCGGGAAAGCGTCGGTACGACGGCAGAGTCAGCATGTGCGCCTGAATGCTCTCAAGGTAACGGTCCTTCCTCAGTACGCGTCCGAAGGTGGCGAAGGTCTTGTTCAGCGAGTTGGTAGGAATACCACACACCGCCCGGCGGAACACGTAGGCCTCCACCAGCCGCACGGCCCGGACGAAGTCGTCCGTCAGTAGCCGGCCCCGCGCGTAGTCGTCGTAGAGTTCCAGAAGGAAGGGAAAGGCAACGTCCACCCTCAGCTCACGGAGGTCCCGGAACGCTAGCGCCAAGTCCTTGGTTGGTTCCTTGTCGAGCGCCATCGCGCAGTAGTACCCAGCGTAGGTGTGGATGTCGGCGACGAGAGCCTCCACGCCGGCTTCTGCCACCTCGGGCGAGCGTGCGTGCGCCTTGAAGGCCTCGTAAACGGCCCGGACGTTCGGGATAGCGCCCCTGGTGTTGAGCGTCAAGTAGTGACGCATGAAGTCGTCGAAGTGGGTGCCGTAGGCCGCTTGGCCGAAGGCGATCTCCATTGGTCGCCAGTGTGCCTCGTACAGGGACGTCTGCTGCGCGGGGTCGAGGCCCATTAGAACGAAGTTGCGTATCAAATCCGCTTGGCTCAGCGCTCGGCCGGTCGAGTTCATGCTCTCGAAGATGAGTTGAGGGTTGTCCTGATCACGGCTGAGGGCGATATCCACGATCATGAGCTTTGCAAGGCCTTTGCACAGCGTCGTGAGGTCCGCCCCGACCGCCTGCACGCGCTCCTCAAAGAAGGCGAAGTTCTCGGTGATGCGGAGCGAGGGATCGGCTGGCTGTGGTTGCTGCTGCACCAGGGCGAGCAGGCTCTGCCTGTCCGTCTGGGTGAGGAGGAGCTTGAAGCCGCGCTCGCCTTCTTCCAGTGGATTGAGGAGGTAATAGTTGCGGATTTTCTTGGCCGAGAATCCGTCCACAGGCTCCCCGTCACCCACACGCCTCGCCAAGGCTTCGAGGATGAGCATCACGGTCGTCAGGCGCTGCTGACCGTCGATGACGAGCAGCGCTGGCGGGCTGATGACCTGATAGATCCCCTGTTCGATGTAGACGATAGAGCCGACGAAGTGGGCCACGATGGCGTCGTTGTTGCCCGTGCGCAAGATGTCATCCCAGAGCTGACGGCACTCACGCTCCGTCCAGCTATAGGTGCGCTGGTAGATCGGGATCACGAACTGGGGCGACCTCTTCAGGAACTCGATGAACTTGGCTTCGGTAGCCTTCACGATGCACTCCCGAGGATGATCTCGCCGAGTAGCCCATCGGCCTCGATGTCGGCGCGCAACTTGCTGGCGTCCGCACGCCGAACGCCAAAGCGCTCGGTCAAGTGCATGAACCACTCAGCCATGCCCGTTCTGCAGCCCTCAGCCATACGACCGCCCCTCCCCTCTTTGCTGTGGCGCGTTCCCTCCAAGCGATCATCTCACACCGGAGACGACCTGCAGGACGCGGAGCTCAGCTCCGCCCGCGCGCCGAGCTGCGTTCTGGGCCTCGGGGTGAATGGGGTCGGGCGAAACGCCGGGAACAGCATCCGGAGGTTGTCGCCGTACTCCTCCCGAGTGCGCTGGCACGGCGCTCGGCGGTACCGATGAATGGAGTCTCGCTCCCCCAGATGTTGGGGTGTGTCGCCAGGGCCGATCGTCTGAAGGTGGTGCGCGCAGCGGTACCCCTGCCCGCAACGAGCCCCTGCCGCGCCCGCCTGTGACAGGTCCGTAAGCGCCGCATCAGGCCGCACCGGCGATGCGTTTGGCCCCGTCGACACAACGGGCGACGACCGTTCTGGTCGGCGAGCCAGGGTATTGCGACAACTCCTGGCTAGCCCGCATCATGCACGACGTCCCGGACTCGGCCTCCGGGAGGCGGTGACGAGACCGGATTCGGTCACCGACGGCGGGTAGTGACCGGCGGGTCGTCCCCGGAACGTCCTCAACCACGCGTGGCGGCGTGGTTGAGCGCCCCATGGACGTGATGACGGGTGCCGAAGACGATAGCTGCACACACGTCCCCGTTGCGGGCGCTTGGCAGCCGACCGGCCGGCAGCGATATGACGTGCGACAGAACGCTATCCGGTGCGCGCCCCGAGCGCGAACGCGATCTGTCGCCACGCCACCAAGTCCGGTGTCGCGCGCGGCAGGCGCAGGACGATGCGACGCACCGAGCGCACCACCTGGACGCCGAGCTTCAGCAGCCGGTCGCGCAGCCAAGGCACCTGTGCGCGGGCACACGCGGTGTCGGCAGCGCGCAACCGCAACTCCTGCATCAGCACGTAGGCGGCGGCCGTCAGCAGGACGCGCAACTGGTTCGGTGAGAACTTCTGGCAACTCGTGCGGTCGAGCTGCAGGGCCTTCAGCTCCTTGATCCGGTTCTCGACGTCGCCGCGCGCGCAGTAGACCTTCTCGTAGATGAAGCGCGGCGTCTGCCGCAGGTTCGTCACCACGAAGCGCGGGTTGTCCCGCGGCTCGCGGTCCCCGAGGCGAACGACCTCGGCCTTGATCACGACGCGGCGCGCGTGACTCCATTTGCCGGCCCGATACTCGTCGGTCTCGGTGTAGACGTGCTCGGTCTGGTCGCTGCGCCAAGTGCGCGCCCGCGCCACCAGCATGGCCGGCTCGGCGTGTCGCAGCAGGACCGCGTTCTTCGCCATCGCTACCACGTAATCGAGCCGCGGCTGCGCCTCCAGGAAGTCGAAGACCGCCGGGCTGGCAAAGCCCCCGTCGAGCCGAACGAGAATGCGCGCCCGCGGAAACGCCCGGCGCACCAGCGGCAGCAAACGCGACAACAGCCCGACCGTCCCCGTCGGAGGCGACCGCCTTGCCGTGCCGCAGCAGCGCCGCGCACAGATATTGCTCGGATTCGCGGTCGAAGCGCAGGAAGGCCAGCAGCGGCAGGTAGCACCAGTTGTCGTAGTACCCGTTGAACAGGGTGTACTGCTGCGCCCCGTGCGTCGGGTCGTCCGTCGGGTCCAGGTCGATGGTGATGCACCGCGCCTGCCCGTCCAGACGGCGGCGATGGCGCTCGATGACCCGCGTCGCCAACTCGTTCGCCATGCGGTAGAGCGCGCAGCGGTTGAACGCGTTCTCGAACCGCGACAGGGTCGGCTGCGATGCCAGGCGCTCACCCGAAACCGGGTCTCTGTCGAGCAACAGCTTGTGCACCGGGTCGTCGGCGAGGTGGTCGCCGTCGTTGCAGTCGGGATGGCCGCAGGCGATGCCGAAGATGCGCTGGCCGACCAGGTCCGCGAGCGTGTGACGGGTCTTGTCCGGCGCGCGCTTGTCGAACAGGCACCCGGCGAACGCCTTGACCAGACCGTAGACGCGCTCGGCGGCCTTCAGCAGAACCGCCCCGCCGTCGGAGCTGGCCTGCTCCTGGTTGAACTGGGCGAACAGCGACTTGTCGAACAGATCCGGGAACAGAACAGTCTGTGGTACAGTGTCGGTCGTCACGCAGGGGCCTCCGTGGTGGTGTAAGTGCTTGTTGCCACTACACTTGTACCACGCGGAGGCTCTTGTTTCTGTCCGAAATCACACCCGCCGCGAATCTTCCGGGCTAGTGTCCAGTCCCCACAATTCGTTGCAGAATTCTCGGGCCGTTCAAGACAGGAAAAGCGAGCAAGAACGCTGTTATCGTGTCCGACGCCGACCTGTTCGCCGCTCGTCATGCTGGCGATCTCCGCTTGTAGTTTTTTGGCCAGGGTGAGTCCGCCGATCCCAAACCGCCGTGGTCGACCAAGGTCCCCCGGCTCAGGCGGTCGGCGTATTCCCTGGCGTGTCCGTAGTCGTGCCCCGTTGTCTGTGTGTCGGTCGGCTGCGACTTCGCCGTCCGTGGCGGCGAGATCCCCATCGGCAACCGCGACGAGTGCCGAATCACCGACCGCAAAACAGGTCGACCGCCGATTCCGGGACGGCGACGACGTGCTCCTGTGCACCGACGCCGGGCCCGGAGAGTTGAACCTTCCACTCCTGCGGCGCCCTGGTCAACTACGACATGCCGTGGAGCCCGATGCGCGCCGACCCGCCCATCGCGACGCTTGCAGACTGTGGTCCCCCTGCAACCCGCATTCATGCGCAGAAGTTCCTTCCGAACAACGACTTGCCAATTCGTTACGCCCGTTCGCCGCGGCCTCACGCCGTCTTTTCCCCCAATTCTCGCGCTACCAACGTCCGTTTCCCATCGCGTCGTCACGCCGGATAGTCGCGCTCGATGGCATGGAGCTTGGTCGCCTTCGTTAGAATGTTGAGAGCGGTCTTGTCTTTCTCAGCCGCCTTCGCCATCTCCTCCGTCCAGAGTTTCGCATCGAAGTAGACTAAGTCCTCCGACCGCCCGCGCGTATTCGACGTTTCCGTCGCCAGCCCAACAATATCCTGCGCATCCGGGAAGTCCAGCTTGACCACACGGCAACATGCTTCAAGGTACCTCCGGCGCACATCTCGATACCGTGGCTCCGATACGCCGGCGGGCCTCGGAAGAACCAGCAGCACGTAGTACGGATCACCAGACCGCGACGGTGACACCACTCGAAGTCGTCTCATGTCAGACGGAGTGACCTTGACCATATCGACGATTGCGGACATCAACATCCGCCTTCGCAAACGCGGTTCGCGTGCAAAGAAGCGCAACACTAGCTCCTGCGACGAAAGTGTCGTGTCCGTCAGAAACTGTGACGTCCCCCGCAGAAAGTGCCTCGTTGTCCTTTCAACAATGTCATCCCAAACATAGCTGATCTTGTTGGCTTCAAGTTGCTTAGCGCGCTGCGGACTGCCCACGAAGTCTAGCCACAGTCCCTCGTGAAGGACGATTGCGTTGACACCTTCATCGAATACGAAGTCATATTCTCCTTTCGCGTTGCAATGCGTAAGATAGTGTGCCAGGAGTTCCTCCTCGCCAGCCGCAAATAGTGCTACGCCACTCGTGACAAACTGCTCCTTCTTCTTCAGATACACCGACAAATCAGCCACCGTATCCAGCGTTTCCAGCAGTATTTCCAAGGTCGTATCGTCGAGAACGTGCACGTATCCTCGCGTGGGATCCACCTGGCCAACCACGAAAGGAACCGCCCCGTCGTTTCGCAGAGTATGGGCGGACCCGGTCACTGTAGAGTCCAACATCAGACTCCCACTTCCGCCCAGTTCGCGCACGCAGCGGGCGGCCGCCCCATGTGCTACAACTACGCGGTGAAACGTCGTCGTCGGCGCGAGAAGTGACAGTGGGAACTTCTTGGTGCATTGCGTGTCCAGGAACACCCTGTCCGGGTGAGCCCGGATCCACCGTTCTGCACCCCACAACTGACGGGCTGACTTTTCGACCGCGCGCCGATACCAGCGCACCCAATCTAGACGTAGATCGGCTGAACTCGGGAACTCGCAGTGTTTGTCAGAGAAGATGATAACGTCGTTTTCGAAGACTACCAACAGGTCACAGATTTCCTTCCCATCCTGAGTGGCGCTCGCCTGATCGCGGAAGGGATTCGGATGACTCCACAGAGACAAGAAGGTGCGTTTGCATAGTTTCCGCAGGTAACTCTCCGATGGCGTCATCGGGTCTACCGGCTGAACATATTCAGTGTTGGCCGGATAGCGTTGCGCCGGTTGTGCTGCTCGTTCCTCGGCCAGTCGCCTCCGCCGACGTTCTCGCTTCTCTCGACTCTTTCGTCCCATACCGGACACCGGTACCGCGGCGGGGGCTGCTCCCGGCACCACCGCACTCGACTTCTCACACCGGTCAGCGATCATCCTTGCTCTTGATCTTGTGAGCACCCACCAATTAATCCCAGAGCTCCTTATGTTTGTGACCGGCCGTCCCTCGATTGCGTGGTTCAATGCCCATCGTGGCGATTCTACCACTTTTCAGTTGCAGGCTACTGGCACCGAGATGGACGGTATAGATGACCACTACGTGTGCTGAACCGCGCGGGTCTGGAGACTTGCCAACTTCGCCCCTTGGAGTACGACGGACAGCCGCCGGGTCAGCGGCTTGGTCCAGTGTCCGTCAGCCGGTCGCGGATCTTTGGATGGGGTCCCGTTGTTGATGAAAGCGAGCCTTCTGGCTCCATTGGGACGCGCTGAACGTGTGCAGAGTCTCGGGCATCAGGAACTGTGCGCGGCGGTTGCGGCCGACGATGTTCGCGTGACTCGCCATCGGTCTGACGACGTCTTCACGCGGCATCGTCGATCACTTGCTCCTCGGCTAGTCGGGGATTTGTCTTGCGGGTGGAGCCAGGCGGTCACGCAGGATGCAGGGAGTTCGGTGCGGCAGCCGCGAGCGTTGCATGAAGTCTCCGCCCGAGCACGATACTCCATTCTTCCATCTGACCTATGCCCACCTCACGGAACATCCTATCGAATGGGCGGTCCCTCAAACGGGAACCAGATCCGTGGCTGCAACGCGCTGTTCCAGCAGCATGCTCCCGAACGTCTCCATCAACGGACGAATCCGATCCTCGGGCCAGTTCGGAAGATGGTGATACAGCATCAGCCCCTGCCGAAACAACGAATGGGTCCGCCGCTTCACCGTGTTCGCCTTGAGCCAGCGGTCGTACCCGATGCGCTCGCCCGCTGCACCCAGTACCGACAGCACCGCAATCGCCAACGCGCTGAGCAACAGCAGGCTGCGCGGCACTCAGACCAGGAGACATCATCGACCCGACTGCCTCCGTGAAGCATGCGCTACGGGCGCTCGCGGCCCGCTGGCTCACCCTGTCGGCCGAGATCGACCAACACGGCGAGTTGCTGGACATCCTCACCAGGGCGGCAGTGCCGGCCCTGCGTGAGGCGATCGGGATTGGTCCCGAGTCCGCGGCGGAGATGATGATCGTTGCCGGCGACAACCCCGGCTGGATCCGGTCCGAAGCCGCGTTCGCGAAGCTGTGCGGCGCCTGCCCGATTCCCGCCTCGAGCGGGGTCACGAACCGGCATCGGCTGTTCCGCGGCGGCCACCGCCAGGCCAACGCGGCGCTCTACCGGATCGTGATCGTCCGCATGCGCTGGCACCAGCCGACCATCGACTACGTTCGACGTCGCACCGCCGAGGGCTTGTCGAAGAGAGACATCATCCGCTGCCTGAAGCGCTTCGTCGTCCGGGAGGTCCACCACGCACTCGTCGACGACCACAGAGCCGGTGCGGCCTGCGCCGAGGCCGCCTGACGTCAGGTTGCGAAATCACGCCTTTGATATCCTGCTCTCCCACACGGGCGGCCCACTACCGCACGGTCGGCCCGAGACTGGGCGTTCGCGGATTCCCCGCGAACCATCAGTCGGCCGCGCAGGGCGCGTCCGTCTGCGGACGCATTTGCCATCCACGTGTCGCGGTAGACGAGGATGCCCACCGCATGCTTGCGGATCGTGTGCGCCACAGCGGAGCTGCGGCCAGGAAATTGCGGCCGTCGTGTGGTTCGGGGCGGCTCCTGGGAAGACGATGCCGAGTACCTCCGGCCTGGCGCGCGCTACAGGATCGCCGCCGACGGCCGGAACGGCGCCCAGGGTTTTCGCGTGTCGAGGACGCTGGATTAAGTCTTTAATCATCAGTTCTTTAGATGGCGTCATCAGCGGGAAGCGGGCAGGGCGCCCGGCGGACTGGACCGGCGTTGGAGTCGACGTACCGTTTCGTTCTGTGGCTGGTGCCGACGGTGGAGAAGTTCCCGCGGCGGCAGAAGTTCCTGCTCGGCGACCGGCTGCAGGCAACGGCCCTCGACGTGCTCGAGCGGCTGGTCGAGGCGACGTACACGCGCGAGCGTCGGCGGCGCCCGGCGGCGGCGAACCTGGGCATCGAGAAGCTGCGGTTCCTGTGCCGACTCGCGAAGGACCTCGGACACTGGGACGAGCGCCGCTACGAGCACGCGGCTGCGTTCTCTCGACGAGACCGGCCGGCTGATCGGCGGCTGGCGGAACGCGGATGAGGTGGCCAAGGGCTGACGGCCTGTTCGACCGTATCGCGACGTTCGGCGCGTTGTGCGCGGCGGCCTCGCGGGCGGCGTTGGGCAAGCGCCGGGGGCCGGGGGCGGCCGCGTTCCTGGCGAACCTCGAGACCGGATCTGCCGGTGTCGACCCTGGGCGCGTCGTTGCGGCTGGTGATCCTGGATGCGTGTAGGAACAACCCGCTGGCGCGCTCGATGCAGCGGACGGCGGCGAGCCGTGCCGACCTGAACGAGGATCTGCTCGGGGACGAGACGCTGGTGGCGTATGCGGCGGCGGGGACGACGGCGGCGGACGGGCGGGGCCGCAACAGCCCGTACACGGCGGCGCTGCTGTCGCATCTGGAGACGCCCCTGGAGATCGGGGTGACGTTCCGCCGGGTACGGTGCACCGGGGGTACTCAGACTACGGTCGTCTCGAAGAATGCCGGATGAACGCCGCCGGTGCGAACGCCATCGACCACGGCGTTCCCGACGTGCAGTACCGCGCTGGCGGTCGGCCGCGTACGAGTCTGAGATGACCGTGTCGCCGATCCCCATCGGGTGCTGAATTCTGCGTAGGCCTCGTCGTCGATCCCATCGGCAACCGGCAGGCGACAGTCGGCGCGCACCTCTGTCGCTACCCAACTTGGTAGTTGACCCGGTGAGGCGGACCCCGTTCTGCAGGGCACTACCAATCGTGGTAGCGACGGAAGAGGTGCATTCGCAGTAGAACATCGACGGGATGAGCGTGCGGATGAAGGAGAGGAGTGCGATGCGAGTTGTGAGGCCGCTCGCGGACCTGAACGAGGTGACGAATGTCGGCGGGCATTCCGTGGCCTTTTCGAGATGGTCGTGGCTCGCTGTCTGCGTCGCCCTGTGCGCCTCGGCGACGGTCGGCTCGCAGACTCCGGTGGGCGCGCTGGCGATCGATGAGCGTCAGGGGGACCAGTACGGCTGGGCCGTGGACTACGAGACGACGGCGGCCGCGTGGGCGGCAGCGTTGCGCGAGTGCGGCGCGGGGTGTTCGGTGGTCCTGACATTCGAGCGGTGCGGGGCGTATGCGGCCGACCAAGCGGCGAACAGCACGGCGGCGGGCTGGGCGCAATCGTACGATTCGGCGGCTCGCGCCCGCGAGGCGGCGTTGTCGGAGTGCCATGCACGCGGTGGCGGTTCGGGTTTCATCGTGCGGGCCTGGGGCTGCAACGGGCATGTGGCCGAGGAAGGGTTGGGTCTCGATCTGGCGACGCGGCGACAGATACAGCACGGCTTGCGGGCAGCGGGTTTCAACCCCGGCGGTGCGGACGGCCTGTTCGGTCCGCGGACGCGGGCGGCGATTCTGAACTGGCAGTCGGCGCGAGGGGCACGGGCGACCGGGTATCTGGACGTTCCGTCGTCGGCGGCCCTGCGTTCGGCGGGTGACCCTGTGGCGGCGACGCCGCGAGTTGCACTGCCC
This window harbors:
- a CDS encoding DUF262 domain-containing protein, whose amino-acid sequence is MKATEAKFIEFLKRSPQFVIPIYQRTYSWTERECRQLWDDILRTGNNDAIVAHFVGSIVYIEQGIYQVISPPALLVIDGQQRLTTVMLILEALARRVGDGEPVDGFSAKKIRNYYLLNPLEEGERGFKLLLTQTDRQSLLALVQQQPQPADPSLRITENFAFFEERVQAVGADLTTLCKGLAKLMIVDIALSRDQDNPQLIFESMNSTGRALSQADLIRNFVLMGLDPAQQTSLYEAHWRPMEIAFGQAAYGTHFDDFMRHYLTLNTRGAIPNVRAVYEAFKAHARSPEVAEAGVEALVADIHTYAGYYCAMALDKEPTKDLALAFRDLRELRVDVAFPFLLELYDDYARGRLLTDDFVRAVRLVEAYVFRRAVCGIPTNSLNKTFATFGRVLRKDRYLESIQAHMLTLPSYRRFPADEEFKRELSVRDLYNFSRRSYWLRRLENHGRKEHVPVDEYTIEHILPQNENLSAAWRESLGQEAQRVQETWLHTLGNLTLTGYNAEYSDRPFREKRDMQGGFKESPLRVNKGVGDLDTWNEATIQQRAKRLADQAAKVWEPPMLPADVLETYRPRAKRPGGYTLNDHVPLAAGSPMRLLFDEFRKEVLALDACVSEEILKLYVAYKAETNFVDVVPQQSRLRLSLNMHFRELHDPKKLAKDVTNLGRWGNGDVEVGLSEEEDMPYIMGLVRQAFEKQMGDAEGKA
- a CDS encoding IS1380 family transposase codes for the protein MPTATTATTSPTTRCTSCCSTETRFRVSAWHRSRPCRGSRTRSTAARSTAWRTSWRRGSSSAIAAVWTGRRGASPSTWTRRTTRRTGRSSTPCSTGTTTTGATCRCWPSCASTANPSNICARRCCGTARRSPPTGTVGLLSRLLPLVRRAFPRARILVRLDGGFASPAVFDFLEAQPRLDYVVAMAKNAVLLRHAEPAMLVARARTWRSDQTEHVYTETDEYRAGKWSHARRVVIKAEVVRLGDREPRDNPRFVVTNLRQTPRFIYEKVYCARGDVENRIKELKALQLDRTSCQKFSPNQLRVLLTAAAYVLMQELRLRAADTACARAQVPWLRDRLLKLGVQVVRSVRRIVLRLPRATPDLVAWRQIAFALGARTG
- a CDS encoding SUMF1/EgtB/PvdO family nonheme iron enzyme — encoded protein: MPTACLRIVCATAELRPGNCGRRVVRGGSWEDDAEYLRPGARYRIAADGRNGAQGFRVSRTLD
- a CDS encoding four helix bundle protein, which translates into the protein MASSAGSGQGARRTGPALESTYRFVLWLVPTVEKFPRRQKFLLGDRLQATALDVLERLVEATYTRERRRRPAAANLGIEKLRFLCRLAKDLGHWDERRYEHAAAFSRRDRPADRRLAERG